The following are encoded together in the Juglans microcarpa x Juglans regia isolate MS1-56 chromosome 2D, Jm3101_v1.0, whole genome shotgun sequence genome:
- the LOC121249540 gene encoding desmethyl-deoxy-podophyllotoxin synthase-like: MGELSTVIISSPKAAREVLMTHDLSFAQRPTFLAADIFPNARSGLFSCPFNDYYKQIRKICTQELLGAQRVQSFWSVRDEEVSNLTESISLSQGLPFNLSKGLLSLANNTISRTAFGSEKSTSQDEFIQLVKEMMTLSQGFNVPDLFPSVKFLSFFTGMTRALERLFRQIDKILQDMIDDHKKQMMRNDFPHKEDLIHAFLKLQKSSEIQMDITTSQIKAVSLDLYIGAGESTAITLEWAISELLKHPRVMEKAQAEVQRVLRGKWKLEETDIQKLDYVKSVIKETLRLHPPVPLLTRECRERCKIGEYDIPVKMKAIVNAWAIGRDPECWINADNFQPERFLGSSIDFKGTDFEYIPFGAGRRICPGLPFGAATLEIALTQLLYNFDLELPNGMKPEELDMTEADGATSRRRNDLYVIATRRTPFFNLRRHSQGFYKSLTEFQVNVH, translated from the exons ATGGGTGAGCTTTCCACTGTAATCATCTCATCACCAAAAGCAGCTAGGGAGGTGTTGATGACACATGATCTCAGTTTCGCACAAAGGCCTACCTTTCTTGCTGCTGACATTTTCCCAAATGCTCGTTCAGGTCTTTTTTCCTGTCCCTTTAACGATTACtataaacaaataagaaaaatttgtaCCCAAGAACTCCTAGGTGCTCAGCGTGTCCAATCCTTTTGGTCAGTAAGAGACGAGGAGGTATCAAATCTTACTGAATCCATTTCCTTGTCCCAGGGACTACCCTTTAATCTCAGCAAGGGTTTATTGTCTTTGGCAAATAATACAATTTCTAGGACAGCCTTTGGTTCAGAAAAGAGCACAAGTCAAGATGAATTCATACAATTGGTCAAGGAGATGATGACGCTTAGTCAAGGCTTCAATGTTCCCGATTTGTTCCCTTCAGTTAAATTTCTCAGTTTCTTCACTGGGATGACACGTGCCTTGGAGAGATTATTCCGACAGATTGACAAAATTCTACAGGATATGATCGACGATCATAAGAAGCAAATGATGCGCAATGATTTCCCACACAAGGAAGATCTCATTCATGCGTTTCTAAAACTTCAGAAGTCCAGCGAGATCCAAATGGATATCACGACCTCGCAAATTAAAGCTGTCAGTTTG GACCTCTATATTGGAGCGGGTGAGAGTACAGCAATCACCTTAGAATGGGCAATATCTGAGCTGCTAAAACACCCAAGAGTAATGGAGAAGGCACAGGCTGAAGTGCAGCGAGTCCTGAGAGGAAAGTGGAAACTGGAAGAGACTGACATCCAGAAGCTAGATTACGTAAAATCAGTCATCAAAGAGACTTTAAGACTACATCCCCCTGTGCCCTTACTCACAAGAGAGTGCAGGGAAAGATGCAAAATAGGTGAATATGACATACCAGTTAAAATGAAAGCTATAGTGAATGCGTGGGCAATAGGAAGAGACCCAGAATGTTGGATCAATGCCGATAACTTCCAGCCGGAGAGGTTTCTTGGTTCTTCTATTGATTTTAAAGGAACCGACTTCGAGTATATTCCATTCGGAGCTGGGAGGAGGATATGTCCTGGCCTACCATTTGGTGCTGCAACTCTTGAGATTGCACTTACGCAACTGCTGTACAACTTCGATTTGGAACTTCCAAATGGGATGAAACCAGAAGAACTTGACATGACCGAGGCTGATGGTGCGACCAGCAGGAGAAGGAATGATTTGTATGTGATTGCCACCCGCCGTACTCCTTTTTTTAACTTGAGACGACATAGCCAAGGCTTCTATAAAAGTTTGACGGAGTTTCAAGTGAATGTTCATTAA
- the LOC121248960 gene encoding transcriptional regulator STERILE APETALA: MSSSSSPSSSSEDENGNGTGGGSPSERRAGDFEGPSSSRRRAVNEVLPEPFVEAFAAQVAIDASHSTGRLAAAPALATVFQVCSTWRAVSRSDLLWQRLTGLIWGRTRLLRDSWHNEYVYWHRTAQNFSMRRSSHATLDFFDQIEVDDPDVNSCRCLALSDRHLACGFADGAVRLFDLDSLAHARTFFLPPENILGPFSRAVSGIVIVDEDTRLIFATMDGDINVGIIGGPDPAPIPNRVCAGRMMEDGALVDFTGCDRWWVGLYAGVPGQAFHIWDAITAELVFMGGALTDPEAVLGWHMFTEVTEFVGRVRVTNQESALACTSSRLIVFDLRNQGMVLRDQEYRRGLVVTSVDVSEEAFVSVDRRGVGRVRRVGTMEEVCRFNVRGRGGVVGCMNRGYALMCSGGVIRVWEAVSGEFRYNFGERIGEVNAMVANERHVAASSRDSGIHIWDFGAQ, translated from the exons ATGTCGTCTTCGTCGtcgccttcttcttcttctgaagacgAGAATGGCAATGGTACTGGTGGTGGCAGCCCCAGCGAAAGAAGAGCGGGAGATTTTGAAGGGCCATCGTCGTCTCGGCGACGTGCAGTTAACGAGGTCTTGCCGGAGCCTTTTGTCGAAGCTTTTGCTGCCCAAGTTGCCATTGACGCTTCTCACTCTACCGGCCGCCTTGCTGCGGCTCCTGCCCTCGCAACTGTGTTTCAG GTTTGTTCCACGTGGCGTGCCGTCTCTCGCTCTGATCTTTTATGGCAACGCCTCACTGGACTTATTTGGGGCCGGACTCGACTACTTCGTGACTCATGGCACAACGAGTACGTTTACTGGCATCGGACGGCCCAGAACTTCAGCATGCGCAGGTCATCGCACGCTACGCTCGACTTCTTCGACCAGATTGAAGTGGATGACCCTGATGTCAACTCCTGCCGTTGCCTCGCTCTCTCCGATCGCCACCTCGCCTGTGGATTCGCCGACGGTGCGGTCCGCCTCTTCGACCTTGATAGCCTGGCCCACGCTCGCACTTTCTTTCTCCCACCAGAGAATATTTTGGGTCCGTTTTCACGGGCCGTGTCCGGTATTGTTATCGTCGACGAAGATACGAGGCTCATCTTCGCTACAATGGATGGGGATATCAACGTGGGGATCATCGGTGGTCCAGATCCGGCGCCAATTCCTAACAGGGTCTGTGCTGGTAGAATGATGGAAGACGGGGCGCTGGTGGACTTCACCGGCTGCGATCGATGGTGGGTAGGGCTCTACGCTGGCGTGCCGGGCCAGGCATTCCACATATGGGACGCTATCACTGCGGAGCTAGTTTTCATGGGAGGGGCGTTGACCGACCCGGAAGCGGTATTGGGTTGGCACATGTTTACGGAGGTGACGGAGTTCGTGGGCCGGGTCCGAGTTACGAATCAGGAATCGGCTTTGGCGTGCACAAGTTCGAGGTTGATTGTTTTCGACCTGAGGAACCAAGGAATGGTGTTGAGGGATCAAGAGTACAGAAGAGGCCTAGTGGTGACATCGGTGGATGTAAGCGAGGAGGCATTCGTAAGCGTGGACAGACGTGGGGTGGGTAGAGTACGGAGAGTGGGAACGATGGAGGAAGTGTGTAGGTTTAACGTGAGGGGGCGTGGGGGCGTGGTGGGGTGCATGAACCGGGGGTACGCGCTAATGTGCTCGGGGGGTGTGATAAGAGTGTGGGAGGCAGTGAGCGGTGAATTCCGGTACAATTTTGGAGAGAGAATAGGAGAGGTGAATGCTATGGTGGCAAACGAGAGGCATGTGGCGGCATCATCAAGGGACTCGGGAATACACATATGGGATTTTGGTGCACAGTAG
- the LOC121250287 gene encoding glucose-6-phosphate 1-dehydrogenase, chloroplastic isoform X3 produces the protein MEPQGKEESLPFSQSENLGPQLSITVVGASGDLAKKKIFPALFALYYEDWLPENFIVFGYARTKMTDEELRNMISRTLTCRIDQRENCEEKMDRFLKRCFYHSGQYNSEEHFAELNRKLQEKEAGKLSNRLFYLSIPPNIFVDVVKCASLRASSTSGWTRVIVEKPFGRDSESSGELTRCLKLYLTEDQIFRIDHYLGKELVENLSVLRFSNLVFEPLWSRNYIRNVQLIFSEDFGTEGRGGYFDNYGIIRDIMQNHLLQILALFAMETPVSLDAEDIRNEKVKVLRSMRPLQLDDVAVGQYKGHSKGGKSYPAYTDDPTVPNNSLTPTFAAAALFINNARWDGVPFLMKAGKALHTKRAEIRVQFRHVPGNLYKRNFGTDLDKATNELVLRVQPDEAIYLKINNKVPGLGMRLDRSDLNLLYRARYSREIPDAYERLLLDAVEGERRLFIRSDELDAAWALFTPLLKELEQKKIVPELYPYGSRGPVGAHYLAAKHNVRWGDLSGEDS, from the exons ATGGAGCCTCAAGGGAAAGAGGAATCCCTTCCATTTTCACAATCAGAAAATCTAGGACCTCAACTCAGCATAACCGTTGTTGGCGCTTCAGGAGACCTTgccaaaaagaagatatttccAGCACTTTTTGCTCTTTATTATGAAGATTGGCTACCTGAG AATTTTATAGTGTTTGGTTATGCTCGGACCAAAATGACTGATGAGGAGCTACGGAACATGATTAGCAGAACCTTAACTTGCAGAATTGATCAGAG GGAAAATTGTGAAGAAAAAATGGATCGGTTCTTGAAAAGATGCTTCTACCATTCTGGACAATATAATTCTGAGGAGCATTTTGCAGAATTAAACAGAAAGTTGCAGGAGAAAGAG GCTGGAAAACTATCAAATAGGTTATTTTACTTGTCAATACCTCCAAACATATTTGTCGATGTTGTAAAATGTGCTAGCCTTAGGGCTTCTTCTACAAGTGGGTGGACAAGGGTCATTGTTGAAAAGCCATTTGGTCGTGATTCAGAGTCATCTGGTGAGCTGACAAGATGCCTGAAACTGTACCTAACTGAAGACCAAATATTCAG GATTGACCACTACTTGGGCAAGGAGCTTGTTGAGAATCTCTCAGTGCTTCGCTTCTCAAATCTTGTTTTTGAACCTCTATGGTCCCGAAACTACATCCGCAATGTGCAACTTATATTTTCTGAAGATTTTGGTACAGAAGGACGAGGGGG ATACTTTGATAACTATGGAATAATACGAGATATTATGCAAAATCATCTTCTGCAAATACTAGCACTTTTTGCAATGGAGACTCCTGTCAGCTTAGATGCTGAGGATATCAGGAACGAAAAG GTTAAGGTCCTAAGGTCAATGAGACCACTGCAGCTTGACGATGTAGCTGTTGGTCAATATAAGGGCCACAGCAAGGGCGGAAAATCATATCCTGCTTATACAGACGACCCAACTGTACCAAATAACAGTCTTACTCCAACCTTTGCAGCAGCAGCTCTCTTTATAAATAATGCCAGATGGGATGGGGTTCCTTTCCTGATGAAAGCTGGCAAGGCTCTCCATACTAAGCG AGCAGAGATCAGAGTTCAGTTCAGACACGTCCCTGGTAACTTGTATAAACGAAACTTTGGAACCGACTTAGATAAGGCCACAAATGAGCTTGTGCTTCGTGTACAACCTGATGAAGCCATTTATTTGAAGATCAATAACAAAGTTCCTGGTCTTGGAATGAGATTAGATCGCAGTGACCTAAATTTGCTTTACCGAGCAAG GTATTCAAGAGAAATTCCGGATGCATATGAGCGGCTACTCTTAGATGCAGTCGAAGGGGAGCGAAGGTTGTTTATTAGAAGTGATGAGCTTGATGCTGCCTGGGCGCTATTTACTCCCTTGTTGAAGGAACTTGAACAGAAGAAGATTGTTCCAGAGCTCTACCCATATGGTAGTAGAGGACCAGTTGGAGCACATTATCTTGCTGCAAAACACAATGTTCGATGGGGAGATCTCAGCGGCGAGGACTCGTGA